DNA from Sulfitobacter albidus:
CCCTGCGACATCACGCGGCCCCGGAATTCACGCGCGGAGGTTGAGCGGACCATGGCATCGCGGGGCAGCGCGCTGATCGGCGCGAACCCGCGCAGGTAGGTGCGCGCGCCCACCCGGCAGATCCGCACCAGCACCGAATGAAAGCGATCCTCGCGCGAAAAGCTGCGGCGCAGCACGCGGTAGAACCCGTCGGGCAGATGCGCCTGCGGTATATGACGCTCACCCGCGCCGAGGAAATCCGCGACAAAAGGATCCTCGCCCGCGTCTTTCGTGCGCGGCAGGCTGTCGATGGGTTCAAGCAGCACGCGGGCATCCACGTCGAAAAAGCTGCAGATCCGGGCCAGCACATCGGGCCGGGGAAAGCTTTCGCCGGACAGGTAGCGGTTGAGTTGGGTGCGGTTGATCCCCAGCTCGCGCGAGAGTTTGGAGACTGAGCCGAAGGGCGCGGACAGGCTGCGCAGATTGGCGCCGAACATGTCGCGCAGGTCTTCGGGCGTGTTGTGGCTCTTGTGCATGGGGCTCCTCGGGGGCGTTCAACCCCCGCGCGAATGAGATGTGCCATTATTGACAATAGAAGGGAAAGAAAAGCGGCTACTCGTGACGGATTTTGACGCTGTTGTGCATCATGTGTGTCGGATTTTGACACAAAAAGCAATGATTTACGGGACGATCAATGGTTTAGGCCGGGAATGGCCGATGTTATACTAAAGCTATCAGCATCATTGAAATCATCAGCGAGGAGAGCCCTATGTACGGTGTCGTGCTTTGGAGTGATACCGCCGATCAGCGCGCGGTTTTCTGGTGCGAGGATCACGGCGATCTGGCGATCTATCTGCCGGGCCCGTCCCGCGCGGACGGGCTGCACGCGGGCGATCTGGTGGAATTCGATGTGCGGGCCGCGCGGCCCATGCGCTGTGCGTATAATGCGCGGCTGGTGTCGCAGGATTATTTTCACCACCTGCCCGAAAGCCTGCTGTCGCGCGGATCAGCGGGCGTGGCGGTATCGCCCCGGGCGGTGCAGCTTTCGCTGGTGATGGCGGATGCGGCGGCGACCGGTCCCGAGGATCTCGACGATGAGGCCGCCTGGGAGGCGCTGAGCGATGCGGAGGAGGACGCGGCAGAGCAATCCGAGCCGGATCAGCCCTGCGCCTCCAACGTGGTGCCGTTCCGCCCGACCGGTCTGCCGCGCAAGCGCGGGTAGGGCACACGGCGCGGACTGGGAGCAATAATGCCCCCGGCGCTTACTCCCCGCGCGAAAGTGCGGCGACGCCGGTGCGCGCGATTTCGGACAGGCCCAGTGGGCGCATCAGATCGGCAAAGGCGTCGATCTTTTCCGGCGCGCCGGTAATCTCGAACACAAAGCTTTCCAGCGTGCTGTCGACCACATTGGCGCGGAAGATATCCGCAAGGCGCAGCGCCTCGACCCGCTTGTCGCCGGTGCCGGTGACCTTGAGCATGGCCAATTCGCGCTCCACGCTCGCGCCCTCGACGGTGAGGTCATGCACATCGCGCACCGAGATGATGCGGCCCAGCTGCGCCTTGATCTGTTCGATGATCTGGGGCGTGCCGCGGGTGACGATGGTGATGCGGCTCAGATGGCCGGTGTGATCGACCTCGGCCACGGTGAGGCTGTCGATGTTGTAGCCGCGCCCCGAGAAGAGGCCGATGACGCGGGCCAGCACGCCCGGCTCATTCTCGACCAGTACGGCGAGGGTGTGGCGTTCCTCCACGTCCGAGAAATCGGGGCGTAGGTTGTAGGCGGAATGGCTGTTCGCGCCTTTCTTGATTTTCAGGGCTGACATCAGTCTATTTCTCCGAAATTGGGGGCGTCGCCGTCACGCGCGGCGCGCAGATTTTCGAGGGCGCGCGCGGTCGCGAGGGTTTCAGCGAGCGAAACGAGTTTGGCGAGGATGAATTGCACGACGATCACGCCCGCCAGCCACGCCAGCGCTGTGCCAAGGCTGGCGCCGTTCGCAAAATATTGCACGAGCGGGATCAGCCACAGCAGATACGCCGCATAGAGCAGCGTCTGCGCGCCGATCTGCCACCAGCGGGGCATCAGTTCGGCGGGGGTGGGCAGCGTGTCGGTCATGGCACCTCTTTTAGGCAGGGATCGGAATTTTTGAAAAATTCCGACCGTTTTCTTTCAAAGAAAACGATCTTAAACCAGCACCTTGCCCTCTGCGTCGATGGCGGTTTGCGTGTCCACGTCGCCCATGATCATCTCGTTATGGGCCTTGCCAGACGGGATCATCGGGAAGCAGTTTTCGTGTTTCTCCACAAGGCAGTCAAAGATCACCGGCCCGTCGTGATTGATCATCTCCATGATCGCCTCGTCCAGATCGGCGGGGTCCGAGCACAGGATGCCCTTCGCGCCGAAGGCTTCGGCGAGTTTCACGAAATCGGGCAGGGCTTCGGACCACGACTGACTGTAGCGCTCACCGTGCAGCAGCTCCTGCCACTGGCGCACCATACCAAGGCGTTCGTTGTTGAGGATGAACTGTTTGACCGGCAGGTTGTACTGCACCGCGGTGCCCATTTCCTGCATGTTCATCAGCCATGACGCCTCACCCGCCACGTTGATCACCAGCGCGTCGCGGTGTGCCATCTGCACGCCGATGGACGCGGGAAAGCCGTAGCCCATGGTCCCCAGCCCGCCGGAGGTCATCCAGCGGTTGGGATCCTCGAAGCCCAGATATTGCGCGGCCCACATCTGGTGTTGGCCCACCTCGGTGCAGATATAGCGGTCGTGCTCCTTGGTCAGCGCCTCGAGCCGGGCGAGCGCGTGCTGGGGTTTGATGGTCGGGCCCTTCTGGGTGAACTTCAGGCAGTCCACCGCGCGCCATTCCTCGATGCGCTTCCACCACTTAGCCACCGCTTCGGAGTTGGTCTTGCGACCGCGCGATTTCCAGACCTTCAGCAGATCTTCGAGCACGTGGCCCACATCGCCCATGATCGGGATGTCGACGCGGATGACCTTGTTGATGCTTGAGGGATCAATGTCGATATGCGCCTTGGTCGAGTGGGGCGAGAATTTGTCGACCACGCCGGTGATGCGGTCGTCGAACCGCGCGCCGATGTTGATCATCAGATCGCAGCCGTGCATCGACATGTTGGCCTCATACGTGCCGTGCATCCCCAGCATGCCGAGCCATTTGTCGCCCGACGCCGGATAGCAGCCAAGGCCCATCAGGGTGGAGGTGATGGGAAAGCCCGTGGCCTCCACCAGTTCGCGCAACAGCTGGCTGGCGCCGGGGCCCGAGTTGATCACGCCGCCGCCGGTGTAGAACACCGGGCGCTTGGCTTTCTCCATCGCCTCGACCAATTCGGTGATCGCCTCCATGTCGCCCTTGAGCTGGGGCTGGTAGTGGGAGGCCTGCGGTTTCTTGGGCGTGTAGGTGCCGGTGGCGAACTGCACGTCCTTGGGGATGTCCACCAGCACCGGGCCGGGGCGACCGTTGGTGGCGATATGGAATGCCTCGTGGATGACGCCGGACAAACGGTCCGTTTCCTTGACCAGCCAGTTATGCTTGGTGCAGGGGCGGGTGATGCCGACGGTATCGGCTTCCTGAAAGGCGTCCGACCCGATCATGAAAGTGGGCACCTGACCCGTCAGCACCACGATCGGGATGCTGTCCATCAACGCGTCCGTAAGGCCGGTCACCGCGTTCGTGGCGCCCGGACCGGAGGTCACCAGCACCACGCCGGGTTTCCCGGTCGCGCGGGCGTATCCTTCGGCGGCGTGCACAGCGCCCTGTTCATGGCGCACTAGCACGTGCTTGATGTGGTTTTGCTGAAAGATCTCGTCGTAGATCGGCAGGACAGCGCCGCCGGGATACCCGAATACGGTATCGACGCCCTGATCGATCAGGGCCTGAACGACCATTTTGGCTCCGGTCATCTGGCGTGTCATTGTCTTGCGTCCTTCCTGTCAAACTCGGGGTTCGTGTCGAATGTCGTGCGGCCGCGTCGGGCATAAAAAAACCCCCGAGGATGTTCGGGGGCGCATGGGTCTTGATATGGTCAACCGTTACCGGCCCATGCGCGTGTTTCCTACAATGACGACTAGGTCCGACATGAACCGTTCTCCTGCGTGTGGTGGCGGGACATTATGACCGGGGGGCAGGGGCGTCAACCGGCAAACGGGCGGAAAATATGTCTGTAGAGCGAAAAAATTTGTAATTTTATTGCGTTGAGCTGGCTTTGGGCGACATTTCTCGGAAATTTCGGAGGGTTCCGCGGGCCGCTGTCGGGCTGGATCCTGAATTGTGCCGGGAACCGGATCGCCGCGGCAGTCGTTTTGGGGATGAAAAAAGCGGTGCACCGCATCGCCAGAATACAATGGAGAGACACAATGAAAACCTCAGCAACCATCGCAGGCATCGCCGCCGTCGCCCTTATCGCTGCCGCAGGGTTCTACATGGTCGAATTTGAGCAGACCGAAGAGGGCGCATTGCCCGACGTGAACATTAGCGCCGAAGGGGGCAACCTTCCCGAGTATGACGCCGAAGTCGGCGACGTGGACCTCACCAGCGAGGAAGTAACCGTCGAGACACCGGATGTGGACGTCACCATGGAGGAATCCACCGTGACCGTGCCCGGCATCGACGTGACACCGCCCAGCGACGACAGCTAACTTCCGCCATTTAAGTAGAAAGGCCCGGCAGCGTCCGGGCCTTTTTGTGTCTAGAGGTCCACGCCCGTGCCCTGCAACACCCCGTGCTCCAGCGCGTAGCGGGTGAGCCCTGCGGTGCTTGAGATGCCCAGCTTGCGTTTGATGTTCTTGCGGTGCGTCTCGACCGTGCGCACGGAGATGTCGAGGGTCAGCGCCACCTCCTTGTTCGAGCTGCCCTGCGCCAGTTGCAACAGGATCGTCTGCTCCCGCCCCGTAAGCGCCTCGCGCGCGCCGCCATCCTTGGGGGTAAGCGAGCCTTGCGCACCGGTGCACAGATAGCGTTTTCCGCCCATCACAGTATCGATCGCCAGCTTGATCTCATCCGTTGGCACGTCCTTGAGGATATAGCCCATGGCGCCGTGGCTGAGGGCGGAGGAGATGTATTCGGGGCTGTCATGCATCGACAGGATCACCACGCGGGTGCCGGGGCGACGCTCCAGCACGATTTCGGTGGCGGACAGACCGCCGATATCGGGCATGTTGAGATCCATCAGGATCACGTCGGGCTGAAGCGTATCGAGCGCGTCGATGATGGCGCGGCCCGTGGTGAGGGTGCCGACGACATTCACGTCGTCATAGCTTTCCAGGATGCTCTGGATGCCT
Protein-coding regions in this window:
- a CDS encoding helix-turn-helix domain-containing protein, with amino-acid sequence MHKSHNTPEDLRDMFGANLRSLSAPFGSVSKLSRELGINRTQLNRYLSGESFPRPDVLARICSFFDVDARVLLEPIDSLPRTKDAGEDPFVADFLGAGERHIPQAHLPDGFYRVLRRSFSREDRFHSVLVRICRVGARTYLRGFAPISALPRDAMVRSTSAREFRGRVMSQGDGLSIMMTGQNGTDAVFNYLRKMPSHRNNLWLGYAVRSVPEHAAGERVTRTLYEYLGNRISDGLTAGRRAGPLGIDDLLPTQLRLLRPDTAFH
- the ilvN gene encoding acetolactate synthase small subunit, translating into MSALKIKKGANSHSAYNLRPDFSDVEERHTLAVLVENEPGVLARVIGLFSGRGYNIDSLTVAEVDHTGHLSRITIVTRGTPQIIEQIKAQLGRIISVRDVHDLTVEGASVERELAMLKVTGTGDKRVEALRLADIFRANVVDSTLESFVFEITGAPEKIDAFADLMRPLGLSEIARTGVAALSRGE
- a CDS encoding acetolactate synthase 3 large subunit, producing the protein MTRQMTGAKMVVQALIDQGVDTVFGYPGGAVLPIYDEIFQQNHIKHVLVRHEQGAVHAAEGYARATGKPGVVLVTSGPGATNAVTGLTDALMDSIPIVVLTGQVPTFMIGSDAFQEADTVGITRPCTKHNWLVKETDRLSGVIHEAFHIATNGRPGPVLVDIPKDVQFATGTYTPKKPQASHYQPQLKGDMEAITELVEAMEKAKRPVFYTGGGVINSGPGASQLLRELVEATGFPITSTLMGLGCYPASGDKWLGMLGMHGTYEANMSMHGCDLMINIGARFDDRITGVVDKFSPHSTKAHIDIDPSSINKVIRVDIPIMGDVGHVLEDLLKVWKSRGRKTNSEAVAKWWKRIEEWRAVDCLKFTQKGPTIKPQHALARLEALTKEHDRYICTEVGQHQMWAAQYLGFEDPNRWMTSGGLGTMGYGFPASIGVQMAHRDALVINVAGEASWLMNMQEMGTAVQYNLPVKQFILNNERLGMVRQWQELLHGERYSQSWSEALPDFVKLAEAFGAKGILCSDPADLDEAIMEMINHDGPVIFDCLVEKHENCFPMIPSGKAHNEMIMGDVDTQTAIDAEGKVLV
- a CDS encoding response regulator transcription factor, which translates into the protein MTDQLRIAIVDDHPMVAEGIQSILESYDDVNVVGTLTTGRAIIDALDTLQPDVILMDLNMPDIGGLSATEIVLERRPGTRVVILSMHDSPEYISSALSHGAMGYILKDVPTDEIKLAIDTVMGGKRYLCTGAQGSLTPKDGGAREALTGREQTILLQLAQGSSNKEVALTLDISVRTVETHRKNIKRKLGISSTAGLTRYALEHGVLQGTGVDL